Genomic DNA from Bacteroidales bacterium:
ATTTTCCAAAATCGTAATAAATATTTTCAACTTCAACCGGATTGGAAATATTGGCTAAACGAATTACATCGGTAAAGGTTTTGCTATCGGCAAGCTCGGCAGTAGTAATCTTTCCTTTTTGGTTTAAGTATCCTTCTTTTTTGGCTAAATAAATATAATCGGTATGCGGGTTAAGCTTGTATTTAAAAGTCCCATCGTCGAGGGTTGTAATGTCTAAATCGGTACCATCGCTACCAACAATTCTAACTTTTGCTCCTTTTATTGGTTTATCGGTTGTTGCATCGCGTACTACACCTTGCAATACAAATTCCATTGGTGGAAGATAAAACGAATAGATATCGTCTTTACCTCTACCACCTTTGCGTGTAGAGCTAAAAAGACCCTCTTCGGCATTTTTCTTAAAAATAATGGCAAAATCGTCGGCTGATGAGTTTATCGGATATCGCATATTTTCGACTACCCATTCTCCATCTTCGTTTTTAGTTGCTTTAAAAATATCAAGTCCACCCATTCCAGGATGTCCATTGGAAGCAAAATATAAAATACCATTATCGCGAATATAAGGGTATAGTTCATCACCAGACGTGTTTATATTCATCCCCATGTTGATCGGGTTTGAAAATGGCTTTGATTTTGATGTGCGAGTTGCCATGTAAATATCGTTACCACCGAAACCGCCTGGCATATTAGAAACAAAATACAGCGTTAGTCCATCGGCAGATATACTTGGATGTCCAAAGTTCACACTATCGCTTCCTAATGGAACATTTTCGCAAGTTGTCCAATCTTCACCAGCAGGACGTGTTGATCGATATATCTTACAACCTAATTTAATACCACGTACAATATGACAACGGGTAAAATATAATTCATTATAGTTGTTGGTAAAGGCTGGAGTTCCATCGTCATTCGTAGAATTAACGGTATCGCTTATTGTTTCGGGCTTTTCCCATTGATTTTTTTTATTGAAATTGCTTTCAAAAATATCGGTAAAGTTTGTACCTGTTACTGGATTTATTTTTTCGCCATGTGCGCCAACTCTACTACTAGTAAAATATATATTCGTATAATCGTCGCTAGCATATGCAGGGGCAAAATCGCCCTCCTTTGAATTTATTTCTTTTAAATTTTCTATTTTATAACGAGTGGGATATTCCATCCATTCAGCTGCCATACTACACGATTTATAGCCCATTTGAGCATAAACATCGTCGGGCTTATATTTTAGATATTCTTTATATTGTGTTGCAGCATCGGCGTATTTTTCATTAATTTTTAACATATCGGCATAATACAAAATAGCCATAGGTTCGTGATAACCTTTTTGTATTGCTTTTAAGTAAGCGGCTTCGGCTTTAACTACATCGTTTATATAACGATAACATTCGGCGATGCGAAATTGTATATAAGCTTTTTCGTACTTAT
This window encodes:
- a CDS encoding OmpA family protein, coding for MMKNIFILIVSLITISAAAQQDQFYSKLTKKADLAFTTHEYFKALNLYKDNLKESTNKYEKAYIQFRIAECYRYINDVVKAEAAYLKAIQKGYHEPMAILYYADMLKINEKYADAATQYKEYLKYKPDDVYAQMGYKSCSMAAEWMEYPTRYKIENLKEINSKEGDFAPAYASDDYTNIYFTSSRVGAHGEKINPVTGTNFTDIFESNFNKKNQWEKPETISDTVNSTNDDGTPAFTNNYNELYFTRCHIVRGIKLGCKIYRSTRPAGEDWTTCENVPLGSDSVNFGHPSISADGLTLYFVSNMPGGFGGNDIYMATRTSKSKPFSNPINMGMNINTSGDELYPYIRDNGILYFASNGHPGMGGLDIFKATKNEDGEWVVENMRYPINSSADDFAIIFKKNAEEGLFSSTRKGGRGKDDIYSFYLPPMEFVLQGVVRDATTDKPIKGAKVRIVGSDGTDLDITTLDDGTFKYKLNPHTDYIYLAKKEGYLNQKGKITTAELADSKTFTDVIRLANISNPVEVENIYYDFGKWELRPESKKELNKLIDILHANPNITIELASHTDMVGDSLSNIILSQRRAQSVIDYLIEKGIAKDRLTAKGYGKNVPKTITPRMAQQTGFPEGTVLTESFINSLSNQEQKDLANQLNRRTEFKVTSTNYIPDIDDED